In one window of Dermochelys coriacea isolate rDerCor1 chromosome 3, rDerCor1.pri.v4, whole genome shotgun sequence DNA:
- the ARMT1 gene encoding damage-control phosphatase ARMT1 isoform X3 yields MYRRIHEALVRNPPIDDYDVFKEAKVHSFFESQQAIVALCTYLQELLKNVEDLDEKQLQEEFFKLLQVSLWGNKCDLSISAGEDNSQKASPVKSLDNLKTSILVDDMESIWSLLINSKKRRTSKEVTRVDIVLDNAGYELITDLVLADFLLSSKLVSEIHFHGKCIPWYVSDTTKQDFNWTIKQLQSANNRWMSRCGINWEGSIKKGVLVYHDHMFWTLPHEFCSMAQVATDLYTELQKSHLIIFKGDLNYRKLTGDRKWEFTVPFHQALNKFHPAPLCSLRTLKSDVQVGLKPGQGEQFVNSEPDWMICGKYGVVQFDASL; encoded by the exons ATGTATCGCCGCATTCATGAAGCACTAGTTCGTAA TCCTCCAATTGATGACTATGATGTATTTAAAGAAGCAAAGGTTCACAGCTTCTTTGAATCCCAACAAGCTATTGTTGCCTTATGCACTTACTTGCAGGAACTTCTTAAAAACGTTGAGGACCTAGATGAAAAACAACTtcaggaagaattttttaaacTGCTGCAG gttTCATTGTGGGGGAATAAGTGCGACCTCTCCATTTCAGCTGGTGAAGACAACTCTCAGAAAGCCAGTCCCGTAAAATCACTGGACAACTTGAAAACTTCCATCTTAGTGGATGATATGGAAAGCATTTGGTCACTGCTTATTAACAGCAAGAAAAGAAGAACTTCAAAAGAAGTTACTAGAGTTGACATAGTCCTGGATAATGCTGGATATGAACTTATTACTGATCTAGTACTGGCTGACTTTCTGTTATCATCGAAGTTAGTTTCTGAAATCCATTTCCATGGAAAGTGTATTCCATGGTATGTATCGGATACTACAAAGCAAGATTTTAATTGGACTATTAAACAGCTGCAGTCAGCTAATAATAGGTGGATGTCTAGATGTGGGATAAACTGGGAGGGTAGTATTAAAAAAGGAGTTTTGGTTTACCATGATCACATGTTTTGGACTCTGCCACACGAATTTTGTAGTATGGCTCAAGTTGCTACTGACTTGTACACTGAGCTGCAGAAGtcccatttaattatttttaaaggtgatCTGAACTACAGGAAACTAACTGGAGATAGAAAATGGGAGTTTACTGTTCCATTTCATCAAGCCTTAAACAAATTTCATCCTGCACCTCTTTGCAGCTTGAGAACTCTAAAATCTGATGTTCAGGTTGGTCTGAAACCTGGACAAGGTGAGCAGTTTGTGAATTCTGAACCTGACTGGATGATATGTGGGAAATATGGAGTAGTTCAGTTTGATGCATCTTTGTGA
- the ARMT1 gene encoding damage-control phosphatase ARMT1 isoform X1 gives MAAVPASLAGSFKGSFAYFTIKDRLPQILTRVIDTLHRHKNEFFEEHGEKGIEAEKNTISILSKLRNELQTDKPLVPLDDKLPDVPLWNQYLEYQQNLLDGNEQPSWFQSPWLYVECYMYRRIHEALVRNPPIDDYDVFKEAKVHSFFESQQAIVALCTYLQELLKNVEDLDEKQLQEEFFKLLQVSLWGNKCDLSISAGEDNSQKASPVKSLDNLKTSILVDDMESIWSLLINSKKRRTSKEVTRVDIVLDNAGYELITDLVLADFLLSSKLVSEIHFHGKCIPWYVSDTTKQDFNWTIKQLQSANNRWMSRCGINWEGSIKKGVLVYHDHMFWTLPHEFCSMAQVATDLYTELQKSHLIIFKGDLNYRKLTGDRKWEFTVPFHQALNKFHPAPLCSLRTLKSDVQVGLKPGQGEQFVNSEPDWMICGKYGVVQFDASL, from the exons ATGGCGGCGGTACCGGCTTCGTTGGCGGGCAGCTTCAAGGG ATCTTTTGCGTATTTTACAATTAAGGACAGGCTGCCTCAAATCCTAACTAGGGTTATTGATACTTTGCACCGgcataaaaatgaattttttgaaGAACATGGAGAG aaaggcaTTGAGGCAGAGAAGAACACTATATCCATCCTCTCTAAGTTAAGGAATGAGCTGCAAACAGACAAACCATTGGTTCCCTTGGATGATAAACTCCCTGATGTTCCACTGTGGAATCAATACCTAGAATATCAACAAAATTTATTGGATGGAAATGAACAGCCAAGCTGGTTTCAGTCCCCTTGGTTATATGTGGAGTGTTACATGTATCGCCGCATTCATGAAGCACTAGTTCGTAA TCCTCCAATTGATGACTATGATGTATTTAAAGAAGCAAAGGTTCACAGCTTCTTTGAATCCCAACAAGCTATTGTTGCCTTATGCACTTACTTGCAGGAACTTCTTAAAAACGTTGAGGACCTAGATGAAAAACAACTtcaggaagaattttttaaacTGCTGCAG gttTCATTGTGGGGGAATAAGTGCGACCTCTCCATTTCAGCTGGTGAAGACAACTCTCAGAAAGCCAGTCCCGTAAAATCACTGGACAACTTGAAAACTTCCATCTTAGTGGATGATATGGAAAGCATTTGGTCACTGCTTATTAACAGCAAGAAAAGAAGAACTTCAAAAGAAGTTACTAGAGTTGACATAGTCCTGGATAATGCTGGATATGAACTTATTACTGATCTAGTACTGGCTGACTTTCTGTTATCATCGAAGTTAGTTTCTGAAATCCATTTCCATGGAAAGTGTATTCCATGGTATGTATCGGATACTACAAAGCAAGATTTTAATTGGACTATTAAACAGCTGCAGTCAGCTAATAATAGGTGGATGTCTAGATGTGGGATAAACTGGGAGGGTAGTATTAAAAAAGGAGTTTTGGTTTACCATGATCACATGTTTTGGACTCTGCCACACGAATTTTGTAGTATGGCTCAAGTTGCTACTGACTTGTACACTGAGCTGCAGAAGtcccatttaattatttttaaaggtgatCTGAACTACAGGAAACTAACTGGAGATAGAAAATGGGAGTTTACTGTTCCATTTCATCAAGCCTTAAACAAATTTCATCCTGCACCTCTTTGCAGCTTGAGAACTCTAAAATCTGATGTTCAGGTTGGTCTGAAACCTGGACAAGGTGAGCAGTTTGTGAATTCTGAACCTGACTGGATGATATGTGGGAAATATGGAGTAGTTCAGTTTGATGCATCTTTGTGA
- the ARMT1 gene encoding damage-control phosphatase ARMT1 isoform X2 — protein MGSFAYFTIKDRLPQILTRVIDTLHRHKNEFFEEHGEKGIEAEKNTISILSKLRNELQTDKPLVPLDDKLPDVPLWNQYLEYQQNLLDGNEQPSWFQSPWLYVECYMYRRIHEALVRNPPIDDYDVFKEAKVHSFFESQQAIVALCTYLQELLKNVEDLDEKQLQEEFFKLLQVSLWGNKCDLSISAGEDNSQKASPVKSLDNLKTSILVDDMESIWSLLINSKKRRTSKEVTRVDIVLDNAGYELITDLVLADFLLSSKLVSEIHFHGKCIPWYVSDTTKQDFNWTIKQLQSANNRWMSRCGINWEGSIKKGVLVYHDHMFWTLPHEFCSMAQVATDLYTELQKSHLIIFKGDLNYRKLTGDRKWEFTVPFHQALNKFHPAPLCSLRTLKSDVQVGLKPGQGEQFVNSEPDWMICGKYGVVQFDASL, from the exons ATGGG ATCTTTTGCGTATTTTACAATTAAGGACAGGCTGCCTCAAATCCTAACTAGGGTTATTGATACTTTGCACCGgcataaaaatgaattttttgaaGAACATGGAGAG aaaggcaTTGAGGCAGAGAAGAACACTATATCCATCCTCTCTAAGTTAAGGAATGAGCTGCAAACAGACAAACCATTGGTTCCCTTGGATGATAAACTCCCTGATGTTCCACTGTGGAATCAATACCTAGAATATCAACAAAATTTATTGGATGGAAATGAACAGCCAAGCTGGTTTCAGTCCCCTTGGTTATATGTGGAGTGTTACATGTATCGCCGCATTCATGAAGCACTAGTTCGTAA TCCTCCAATTGATGACTATGATGTATTTAAAGAAGCAAAGGTTCACAGCTTCTTTGAATCCCAACAAGCTATTGTTGCCTTATGCACTTACTTGCAGGAACTTCTTAAAAACGTTGAGGACCTAGATGAAAAACAACTtcaggaagaattttttaaacTGCTGCAG gttTCATTGTGGGGGAATAAGTGCGACCTCTCCATTTCAGCTGGTGAAGACAACTCTCAGAAAGCCAGTCCCGTAAAATCACTGGACAACTTGAAAACTTCCATCTTAGTGGATGATATGGAAAGCATTTGGTCACTGCTTATTAACAGCAAGAAAAGAAGAACTTCAAAAGAAGTTACTAGAGTTGACATAGTCCTGGATAATGCTGGATATGAACTTATTACTGATCTAGTACTGGCTGACTTTCTGTTATCATCGAAGTTAGTTTCTGAAATCCATTTCCATGGAAAGTGTATTCCATGGTATGTATCGGATACTACAAAGCAAGATTTTAATTGGACTATTAAACAGCTGCAGTCAGCTAATAATAGGTGGATGTCTAGATGTGGGATAAACTGGGAGGGTAGTATTAAAAAAGGAGTTTTGGTTTACCATGATCACATGTTTTGGACTCTGCCACACGAATTTTGTAGTATGGCTCAAGTTGCTACTGACTTGTACACTGAGCTGCAGAAGtcccatttaattatttttaaaggtgatCTGAACTACAGGAAACTAACTGGAGATAGAAAATGGGAGTTTACTGTTCCATTTCATCAAGCCTTAAACAAATTTCATCCTGCACCTCTTTGCAGCTTGAGAACTCTAAAATCTGATGTTCAGGTTGGTCTGAAACCTGGACAAGGTGAGCAGTTTGTGAATTCTGAACCTGACTGGATGATATGTGGGAAATATGGAGTAGTTCAGTTTGATGCATCTTTGTGA